In Sedimentibacter sp. MB31-C6, one genomic interval encodes:
- the aroC gene encoding chorismate synthase has product MSSIWGNKLKLSIFGESHGEAIGIVIDGMPPGINLNIDYIDKQMEKRAPGKNDISTSRKEKDSYKILSGFFEGKTTGTPLCAIIYNNDKKSNDYDKLKTIMRPSHSDYTGYIKYQGFNDYRGGGHFSGRITAPLLFAGAIAMQILEQKNIYIGSRIKQIFNIKDVIDIEINKNMICKLKEMNFPVISKDKKQIMKSEILKVKEKGDSLGGIIETYILNLPAGYGEPFFDSMESKLSHMIFSIPAIKGIEFGDGFHISELPGSYANDSFLIKDGKISTKTNRNGGILGGITNGMPIIFRTAIKPTPSISTTQNTVDISTKENTFIQIEGRHDPCIVPRVLPVIEGAAALVILDSILERDGELWN; this is encoded by the coding sequence ATGAGCTCAATATGGGGTAACAAGTTAAAATTAAGCATATTTGGCGAATCACATGGAGAAGCAATTGGAATTGTTATTGATGGCATGCCTCCTGGAATAAATCTGAATATAGATTACATAGATAAACAAATGGAAAAACGTGCACCAGGTAAGAACGATATCTCGACTTCTCGTAAAGAAAAAGATTCATATAAGATATTAAGCGGATTTTTTGAAGGAAAGACAACCGGAACGCCCTTATGTGCAATTATATATAATAATGATAAGAAATCTAATGATTACGATAAACTAAAAACAATAATGCGTCCTAGTCATAGTGATTATACTGGATATATAAAATATCAAGGATTTAATGACTATCGCGGTGGAGGTCACTTTTCCGGAAGAATTACAGCACCCCTCTTATTTGCTGGAGCGATAGCAATGCAAATTTTAGAACAAAAAAATATTTATATTGGTAGCAGGATAAAACAAATTTTCAATATAAAGGATGTAATTGATATTGAAATTAATAAAAATATGATTTGCAAATTAAAAGAAATGAATTTCCCTGTTATTAGTAAAGATAAAAAGCAAATAATGAAATCAGAAATTTTAAAAGTAAAAGAAAAAGGGGACTCCCTTGGAGGAATTATAGAAACATACATACTCAACTTACCCGCCGGATATGGAGAACCTTTTTTTGATTCAATGGAAAGTAAACTTTCACATATGATATTTTCAATACCAGCAATAAAAGGTATAGAATTTGGTGATGGCTTTCATATTTCAGAACTTCCTGGTTCGTATGCTAATGATTCATTTTTAATAAAGGATGGTAAGATTTCGACAAAGACTAATAGAAACGGAGGAATTTTAGGTGGGATAACTAATGGAATGCCGATAATATTTAGAACTGCTATAAAACCAACTCCATCAATTTCAACTACTCAAAATACTGTTGATATATCTACCAAGGAAAATACATTTATTCAAATTGAAGGACGACATGACCCATGTATAGTTCCAAGAGTATTGCCTGTTATAGAAGGTGCAGCAGCATTGGTGATACTTGACTCTATTTTAGAAAGAGATGGTGAGTTATGGAATTAG
- a CDS encoding chorismate mutase: protein MELEKMRNEINELDKEIVRLLEKRFNLVLKVGKFKKDNKLPVLDEKRENLILKKCNEHLTNKEYSNYIHKIYIQIMNTCKDIQKAEKDYINE from the coding sequence ATGGAATTAGAAAAAATGCGAAATGAAATAAATGAATTGGATAAAGAAATAGTAAGGCTTTTAGAAAAAAGATTTAATTTAGTACTTAAAGTTGGAAAATTTAAAAAAGATAATAAATTACCAGTTTTGGACGAAAAAAGAGAAAATCTAATATTAAAAAAATGCAATGAACACTTAACAAATAAAGAATATTCAAACTATATACATAAAATATATATACAAATTATGAACACTTGTAAAGATATTCAAAAAGCTGAAAAGGATTATATCAATGAATAA
- a CDS encoding V-type ATP synthase subunit B yields MIREYKTISEVAGPLMLVKNVENVSYDELGVIELPSGETRSCRVLEINGSNALVQLFESAAGINLAESKVKFLGRGMELAVSYDMLGRVFDGLGRPIDNGPEIIPEKRLDINGLPMNPSARDYPDEFIQTGVSAIDGLNTLVRGQKLPIFSGSGLPHADLAAQIARQAKVLGTDSKFAVVFAAIGITYEEADFFISDFRRTGAIDRTVLFMNLADDPAIERISTPRMALTAAEYLAFEKGMHVLVILTDITNYAEALREVSAARKEVPGRRGYPGYLYTDLATIYERAGRKRDIDGSITMIPILTMPEDDKTHPIPDLTGYITEGQIILSRELYRKGIKPPIDVLPSLSRLKDKGIGRGKTREDHSDVLNQLFAAYARGKEAKELMAILGEAALSEVDLYYAKFADIFEKEYVSQGYETNRTIEETLETGWNLLTLLPRSELKRIRDEYLDKYLPNQE; encoded by the coding sequence ATGATTAGGGAATATAAAACCATATCTGAGGTAGCAGGACCTTTGATGCTTGTAAAAAATGTTGAAAATGTATCTTATGATGAACTTGGAGTTATAGAATTGCCAAGTGGTGAAACAAGAAGTTGTAGGGTTCTTGAAATTAATGGCAGTAATGCATTAGTTCAATTATTTGAAAGTGCAGCTGGTATAAACCTTGCAGAAAGTAAGGTTAAGTTTCTAGGTAGAGGAATGGAACTTGCTGTTTCATACGATATGTTAGGTCGTGTATTTGATGGACTTGGAAGACCTATAGATAATGGTCCAGAAATAATTCCTGAAAAAAGGTTGGATATTAATGGATTACCTATGAATCCTTCAGCAAGGGACTATCCTGATGAATTTATACAAACAGGAGTATCTGCAATTGATGGATTAAATACTCTTGTTAGAGGTCAGAAACTTCCAATATTTTCTGGATCAGGTTTACCACATGCAGACTTGGCTGCACAAATAGCACGTCAAGCTAAAGTTTTAGGAACTGACAGTAAGTTTGCCGTTGTTTTTGCAGCAATAGGTATAACTTATGAAGAAGCAGATTTCTTTATTTCTGACTTTAGACGTACAGGAGCTATTGACAGAACAGTACTTTTCATGAATCTTGCAGATGACCCTGCTATAGAACGTATATCTACTCCACGTATGGCTCTCACTGCAGCTGAATATCTTGCGTTTGAAAAAGGAATGCATGTTCTTGTAATATTAACAGATATCACTAATTATGCAGAAGCACTTCGTGAAGTATCTGCAGCACGTAAGGAAGTACCTGGAAGACGTGGTTATCCTGGATATCTATATACTGACTTAGCAACAATTTATGAAAGAGCTGGAAGAAAGCGTGATATAGATGGTTCAATAACGATGATACCTATACTTACAATGCCTGAGGATGATAAAACACATCCTATTCCAGACTTAACTGGATATATTACTGAAGGTCAGATAATATTATCTCGTGAACTATACAGAAAAGGTATAAAACCTCCAATAGATGTTTTGCCTTCATTATCACGTTTGAAAGACAAAGGTATTGGTAGAGGAAAAACGAGAGAAGATCATTCAGATGTACTAAACCAGTTGTTTGCTGCATATGCCAGAGGTAAAGAAGCAAAAGAACTTATGGCTATTCTTGGTGAAGCTGCACTTTCAGAAGTAGATTTGTATTATGCTAAATTCGCTGATATATTTGAAAAGGAATATGTTTCTCAAGGATATGAAACAAATAGAACTATAGAAGAAACCCTTGAAACAGGATGGAATCTACTTACACTATTGCCTAGAAGTGAATTAAAACGTATAAGAGACGAGTATCTAGACAAATATCTACCAAATCAAGAATAA
- a CDS encoding NAD(P)H-dependent flavin oxidoreductase — protein sequence MKLTELKIGNLTAKLPIIQGGMGIGVSLSNLAAAVANEGGIGIISGVQIGFREPDFGNNPIEANIRAIRKEIKRAREKSKGIIGMNFMASMNNFELYVKEAVKEKIDIIVSGAGLPFALPKLVKGSDTKIIPIVSSAKAARVIIKSWLKHDKLPDAVVVEGPLAGGHLGFKMDELLENKCKSIKELTIEVKELISKYEKEYKVKIPVISAGGIRTKEDIEELKEAGADGFQLASIFVPTIECDAHENFKLAYINASDEDIKIIKSPVGMPARAITTNYLAKAEEKHEIKRCYKCMPNCKQSEIPYCISEGLLNAVEGRDGLVFSGAKLNNVSQLTTVKEVINNLIG from the coding sequence ATGAAACTTACAGAACTTAAAATAGGAAATTTAACGGCAAAACTACCTATAATTCAAGGAGGTATGGGAATTGGAGTATCTTTATCGAATTTGGCTGCTGCTGTAGCAAATGAAGGTGGTATTGGAATAATATCAGGGGTACAAATAGGCTTTAGGGAACCTGATTTCGGAAATAATCCTATAGAAGCAAATATTAGAGCAATAAGAAAAGAAATAAAAAGGGCCAGAGAAAAGAGTAAAGGGATTATAGGTATGAATTTTATGGCTTCTATGAATAACTTTGAATTGTATGTAAAAGAAGCTGTAAAAGAAAAAATAGATATAATTGTTTCTGGTGCAGGACTACCGTTTGCTTTACCAAAATTAGTTAAGGGATCTGACACTAAAATAATACCGATTGTATCATCAGCTAAAGCTGCTAGAGTAATTATAAAAAGTTGGTTAAAACATGATAAATTGCCTGATGCTGTTGTTGTAGAAGGACCGCTGGCAGGAGGGCACTTAGGATTCAAAATGGATGAACTTTTAGAAAATAAATGTAAATCCATAAAGGAATTAACTATTGAAGTAAAGGAATTAATTAGTAAATATGAAAAAGAATATAAGGTAAAAATTCCAGTTATTTCAGCAGGGGGAATAAGAACAAAAGAAGATATTGAAGAGTTGAAAGAGGCTGGAGCTGATGGATTTCAATTGGCTTCAATATTTGTTCCGACTATTGAATGTGATGCTCATGAGAATTTTAAATTAGCATATATTAATGCATCTGACGAAGATATTAAGATTATAAAGAGTCCTGTAGGAATGCCTGCAAGAGCAATAACAACAAATTATCTAGCAAAAGCAGAAGAGAAACATGAAATAAAAAGATGCTATAAATGTATGCCTAACTGTAAGCAATCGGAAATACCATACTGTATTTCTGAAGGTTTACTAAATGCTGTTGAGGGAAGAGATGGTCTTGTTTTTTCTGGTGCAAAATTAAATAATGTAAGTCAATTGACAACAGTAAAGGAAGTAATAAATAATTTAATTGGTTGA
- a CDS encoding V-type ATP synthase subunit D — protein sequence MARLNVNPTRMVLTSLKKRIKVASKGHKMLKDKRDELMKQFLELARENKALRERVENQLADAFSNFVIASAVMSSEVLNEALMYPKQGVAIEVGNKNVMSVDVPIFDFKTTTEDTSNIYPYGFANTSAELDKAISNLSEIFPILLKLAALEKEVQLLAAEIEKTRRRVNALEYVMIPQLEETIKYIQMKLDENERGNQTRLMKVKDMMVEAAIIEKQERTKAACDEYRSK from the coding sequence ATGGCAAGGTTAAATGTAAATCCAACCAGAATGGTGTTAACCTCTCTTAAAAAGCGAATAAAGGTTGCTTCCAAAGGTCATAAAATGTTGAAAGATAAACGTGATGAGTTAATGAAGCAGTTTTTAGAACTTGCTAGAGAAAATAAAGCTTTAAGAGAACGGGTTGAAAATCAGTTAGCAGATGCCTTCTCAAATTTTGTTATAGCAAGTGCTGTTATGTCTTCTGAGGTTTTAAATGAAGCTTTAATGTATCCAAAACAAGGTGTTGCTATTGAAGTCGGCAATAAGAATGTTATGAGTGTTGATGTACCTATATTTGATTTTAAAACAACAACCGAAGATACATCAAATATATATCCTTATGGATTTGCAAATACATCAGCTGAGTTAGATAAAGCAATATCTAACTTATCAGAAATATTTCCTATACTTCTTAAATTGGCAGCATTAGAAAAGGAAGTACAATTGTTGGCAGCAGAAATAGAAAAAACCAGAAGGAGAGTTAATGCCTTAGAATATGTTATGATTCCTCAGCTCGAAGAAACAATTAAGTATATTCAAATGAAGCTTGATGAAAATGAAAGAGGAAATCAAACAAGACTAATGAAGGTTAAGGACATGATGGTTGAAGCAGCAATTATAGAAAAACAAGAGAGAACTAAGGCTGCTTGTGATGAATATCGTTCTAAATAA
- a CDS encoding shikimate kinase, with translation MNKNIVIIGMPGSGKTTIGFLLSKKINMNFIDMDDYIKNCEGKTIKEMFNISEDYFRNIETKCSIKLSNLSNVVISTGGGIVKRKENLDYFKENSIIIFLNRPIENIINDIDIKLRPLLQEGKNKIYDLYSERITLYKKYCHIEIINDTTISDTVDKIIMSL, from the coding sequence ATGAATAAAAACATTGTAATAATTGGTATGCCTGGTAGTGGTAAAACTACAATAGGATTCCTGCTATCAAAAAAAATTAATATGAACTTTATTGATATGGATGATTATATTAAAAATTGCGAAGGCAAAACCATAAAAGAAATGTTTAATATAAGCGAAGACTATTTTAGAAATATAGAAACTAAATGTTCTATAAAACTTAGTAATTTAAGTAATGTCGTCATTTCAACAGGTGGTGGCATTGTTAAAAGAAAAGAAAATTTAGATTATTTTAAAGAAAATTCTATCATAATATTTTTAAATAGACCTATAGAAAATATAATAAATGATATAGATATAAAATTACGTCCTTTACTTCAGGAAGGAAAAAATAAAATATATGACCTTTATAGCGAAAGAATAACTTTATATAAGAAATATTGTCATATTGAAATCATTAATGACACAACCATATCTGATACTGTTGATAAAATAATAATGTCATTATAA
- a CDS encoding sodium/proline symporter has protein sequence MKGDTLQILVSMIIYMTVIIGIGLYFAKRANESSENYFLGGRSLGPFVTAMSAEASDMSGWLLMGLPGVAYWFGLSDALWTAIGLGLGTYLNWLLVARRLHSYSIVAGDSITLPDFFSNRFKEKNKIIMIISAVFILVFFTVYASSCFVTVGKLFSTLFGFSYQSMMIIGAVFVLVYTYIGGFLAETASDTMQGVVMIFALVTILVIGTAAAGGAQVVLQNAKSIPGFFEFFGIASPTVEEGVQQVINGQPQFGDSGSYGLYTILSTMAWGLGYFGMPQVLLRFMAIRDSKELVLSRRIATIWVFISLFSAVAIGIIGRSLFPIALQTQGAAENIFIVLSSNLLPSFIAGIVMAGILAATISSSDSYLLIAASAFAKNIYQGIVKKDASDSQVMNISRVILMTITLIGIIIALDENSIIFTIVSFAWAGFGATFGPITLFSLFWKRTTREGAIAGMLSGGIMVFFWKLVLKPMGGIFGVYELLPAFIISCILIYVVSKMTREPSEDIMKEFELAKSRAK, from the coding sequence ATGAAAGGGGACACATTACAGATTTTAGTATCAATGATTATTTACATGACTGTTATTATAGGTATTGGATTATATTTTGCCAAGCGTGCCAATGAAAGCAGTGAAAATTATTTTTTAGGAGGTAGATCACTTGGTCCGTTTGTTACTGCTATGAGCGCAGAGGCATCTGATATGAGCGGCTGGCTTTTAATGGGTCTTCCAGGAGTTGCCTATTGGTTTGGATTAAGTGATGCTCTTTGGACTGCTATTGGTCTTGGTTTAGGCACATATTTGAATTGGTTGCTTGTGGCTAGAAGACTTCATAGCTATTCAATTGTTGCAGGAGATTCTATAACACTTCCTGATTTTTTTAGCAATAGATTTAAAGAGAAAAATAAAATTATCATGATTATATCAGCAGTTTTTATTTTAGTTTTCTTTACAGTCTATGCTTCTAGCTGTTTCGTTACAGTAGGAAAGCTTTTTAGCACTTTATTTGGATTTAGTTATCAGTCTATGATGATTATAGGGGCAGTATTCGTTTTAGTGTACACATATATTGGAGGTTTTTTGGCAGAAACAGCATCAGATACAATGCAAGGTGTTGTAATGATATTTGCATTAGTAACGATTTTAGTAATTGGTACTGCTGCTGCTGGTGGAGCACAAGTTGTTTTACAAAATGCAAAGTCAATTCCTGGTTTCTTCGAATTTTTTGGAATAGCTTCTCCCACAGTTGAAGAAGGTGTTCAACAAGTTATAAATGGTCAGCCTCAATTTGGTGATTCAGGTAGTTATGGATTGTATACAATATTATCAACTATGGCATGGGGTCTTGGATATTTTGGAATGCCACAGGTACTTTTAAGATTTATGGCAATTAGAGATTCTAAAGAACTTGTATTGTCAAGAAGAATCGCAACGATTTGGGTATTTATATCTCTTTTTTCTGCTGTTGCAATAGGTATTATAGGAAGATCATTATTTCCGATAGCACTACAAACTCAAGGGGCTGCGGAGAATATTTTTATAGTATTATCTTCTAATTTATTACCTTCATTTATTGCTGGTATAGTAATGGCTGGTATTTTGGCTGCTACTATTAGTTCGTCAGATTCTTATTTGTTAATTGCAGCATCTGCATTTGCAAAGAATATTTATCAAGGTATAGTAAAAAAAGATGCATCTGACAGCCAAGTTATGAATATTTCAAGAGTTATATTAATGACTATTACATTAATTGGTATTATAATTGCATTAGATGAAAATAGTATTATATTTACTATAGTTTCCTTCGCATGGGCTGGTTTTGGTGCTACATTTGGACCTATAACATTATTTTCTTTGTTTTGGAAAAGAACAACTAGGGAAGGAGCTATTGCTGGAATGTTATCTGGAGGAATTATGGTATTCTTTTGGAAACTAGTTCTTAAGCCAATGGGCGGAATATTTGGTGTATATGAATTATTACCAGCATTTATAATTTCTTGTATATTAATATATGTTGTTTCTAAAATGACTAGAGAGCCTTCAGAAGATATAATGAAAGAATTTGAATTGGCTAAAAGTAGAGCTAAATAA
- the aroA gene encoding 3-phosphoshikimate 1-carboxyvinyltransferase, whose translation MEKIIIKPSKLCGTINIPPSKSLSHRAIICASLCKIGESTIENIILSDDIKATIEGMEKLGAVIKKNDNKLHIKRKNQIIDKISINCRESGSTLRFLIPIAMNLANECTFIGHESLSNRPLNIYYKLFNDNQIPYNTTNGKLPLTINNRLHHGIYNLSGSVSSQFITGLMFILPLLKENSIIRIIDKMESKGYIDMTLDILKMFNIHIENKGYKEFIIYGNSQYKAVNYKVEGDYSQAAFYLVANELGSEIKCIGLNKYSSQGDKKIFDIIAAYHNESNVNIEIDASQIPDLIPSLTVLASLKDNKVTKIINAGRLRIKETDRLRAITTEMNKLGANVKETENGLIILGKGKLKGNATVNSWNDHRIAMSLAIAGTKCENEIVLENYKVVNKSYPQFWCDYKSLGGKVNELNMG comes from the coding sequence ATGGAGAAAATTATAATTAAACCTTCAAAACTCTGTGGAACAATTAACATTCCACCATCTAAAAGTTTAAGTCATAGAGCGATTATATGTGCATCATTATGTAAAATTGGTGAAAGCACAATAGAAAATATAATATTATCCGATGATATAAAGGCCACAATTGAAGGAATGGAAAAACTAGGTGCTGTAATTAAAAAAAATGATAATAAACTGCATATAAAAAGGAAAAATCAAATAATAGATAAAATCTCTATAAACTGTAGAGAATCAGGATCAACATTAAGGTTCTTAATTCCTATAGCTATGAACTTAGCTAATGAATGTACTTTCATAGGACATGAAAGTTTATCTAATAGACCATTGAATATTTATTATAAACTATTTAATGATAATCAAATACCATATAATACAACTAATGGAAAATTACCATTAACTATTAATAATAGATTGCATCATGGTATATACAATTTATCTGGTAGTGTAAGTTCGCAATTTATAACAGGTTTAATGTTCATACTTCCACTTCTTAAAGAAAATTCTATTATTAGAATTATCGATAAAATGGAATCAAAAGGTTATATTGATATGACCTTGGACATACTCAAAATGTTTAATATACATATTGAAAATAAAGGATACAAAGAATTTATTATATATGGTAATTCACAATACAAAGCAGTAAATTATAAAGTTGAAGGAGATTATTCGCAAGCAGCATTTTACCTTGTAGCAAATGAACTTGGAAGTGAAATTAAATGCATAGGATTAAATAAATATTCGTCACAAGGAGATAAAAAAATCTTTGATATAATTGCAGCCTATCATAATGAATCAAATGTAAACATCGAAATAGATGCATCCCAAATACCAGATTTAATTCCCTCACTTACAGTACTTGCTTCATTGAAAGATAATAAAGTTACAAAAATTATAAATGCAGGTCGTCTGCGAATAAAAGAAACTGATAGATTACGAGCAATTACAACCGAAATGAACAAGCTCGGTGCAAATGTTAAGGAAACAGAAAATGGTCTTATAATATTAGGTAAAGGCAAACTAAAGGGCAATGCTACAGTAAACAGTTGGAATGACCACCGCATTGCAATGTCTCTGGCTATTGCAGGAACAAAATGTGAAAATGAAATTGTATTGGAAAACTATAAAGTTGTAAACAAATCATATCCACAATTTTGGTGTGATTATAAATCATTAGGAGGAAAAGTTAATGAGCTCAATATGGGGTAA